The DNA sequence GGCGAACATGTGGGTATCTCGTTCGACGAAACAAAAACGCTCGATGACGTTCGGCAACTGCTGGATATCTTTGGCGTGAAAGCCGATCTTGACTCGATCGTAGCCGATCTGGAACTGGCCTGGCCCGAGCAACTCGTTCGGCAGTCGGACTACCTGACGCATCCCGTTTTCAATACGCACCATACCGAACACGAGATGCTGCGTTATCTGAAATCGCTGGAAGAAAAAGACCTGTCGCTGGTTCATTCTATGATTTCGCTCGGTAGCTGCACCATGAAGCTGAACGCTACGGCCGAAATGATCCCTGTGACCTGGCCGGAGTTTGGCCGGATTCACCCGTTCGCACCGAAAGACCAGACGCTGGGTTACCAGCAGCTTTTTGCCGACCTGAATACCTGGCTGTGCGAGATTACAGGCTTTGCGGCTATGTCGCTGCAACCGAACTCGGGCGCCCAGGGTGAATATGCCGGGCTGATGGTGATCCGGGCGTACCACGAAAGCCGCAACGAGCACCACCGGAACATTGCCCTGATTCCGCAGTCGGCGCACGGAACGAACCCGGCCAGCGCCGTTATGGCCGGCATGAAAGTAGTGATTGTTAAGTGCGACGAGCGCGGCAACATCGACGTTGCCGACCTGACCGCCAAAGCTGAGCAGTACAGCAACGACCTGTCCTGCCTGATGGTGACCTATCCATCGACGCACGGCGTTTTTGAAGAAAGCATCAAGGAAATCTGTAACACCATCCACCAGCACGGCGGTCAGGTATACATGGATGGAGCGAATATGAACGCCCAGGTTGGTTTGACCTCACCGGCAGCCATTGGAGCCGATGTGTGCCACCTGAATCTGCACAAAACGTTCTGCATTCCCCACGGCGGTGGCGGTCCCGGCATGGGTCCCATCGGCGTAGCTCCGCAGTTGGTGCCCTTCCTGCCCGGTCACGTCGATCTGGGTGGCAAAGGTGCTATTTCGGCTGCTCCCTACGGATCGGCCAGTATCCTGACCATCTCCTATGCCTACATCGCTATGATGGGTGGTGAGGGACTGACCAACGCTACCAAGCGGGCTATCCTGAACGCCAACTACATCAAGGCACGGCTGGATGGCCACTACGATACACTTTACACCGGCAAAAACGGTCGCGCGGCTCACGAAATGATCATCGACTGCCGGCCGTTCAAATCGGCGGTGGGCGTAGAGGTTGAGGACATTGCCAAGCGGCTGATGGACTACGGTTTCCACGCGCCAACGGTGTCGTTTCCGGTAGCGGGTACGATGATGATTGAGCCAACGGAATCGGAGTCGAAAGCCGAGCTGGACCGTTTCTGTGACGCCATGATTGCCATTCGGGACGAAATTCGGGAGATCGAAGCGGGTACCGCCGACCGGACCAGTAACGTACTCAAACACGCGCCCCATACGGCCACGGTGGCCCTGGCTACTGACTGGAACCGGCCGTATAGCCGGGAGAAAGCGGTTTATCCATTGCCACAGGTGCGCGCCCGGAAGTTCTGGCCGAGTGTGAGCCGGATCGACTCCGCCTATGGCGACCGTAACCTGGTCTGCTCCTGCGTGCCTACCGACGCGTATGCGACTGAGGTAGCCGAGGAAGTGGGGTTAGCGCAGGAAGCGTAACCTACGTAGCGAAACTCGAAACCCTGGCAGCGGCAGAAAGCCCTGCCAGTGGTTGAGTGGATCTTTTTTGATCTGTTCTCAACCACTGGCAGGGCTTTCTGCCGCTGCCAGGGTTTCGGGTTTGGGAGCGAAACAATCCTCAATAAAAAGCATTTGTAATCGTTAAAAGTAAGTCCCGCCGGTATTGTGTTTATATTGGCGGGGAAGATCATATTTGCTCGCTGACCTTTATGAAAACCAATACGTTGTCTGCGTTGCTGGTCGCGTTGTGTGTAACCGTTGGCCTAACGGGTTGCAACTCGGCCATGCAGGCGTATAAAAAAGGCGTTCGCCATTACGACGCCGGGGAGTACAATCTGGCGTTGACGCAGTTTCAGAAGGCCGGGGGCGGTGGGATCGACCCCGCCCGGCTCAACTACTACACTGCCGAGTCCTACCGCTTATCGAACCGCTTTGGGGAGGCCGTTCCTTTCTACCAGAAAGCGCTGGAAGCCAACACAACGGAGCCCAACGCCCGCTTTAATTACGCTTACGCGCTGAAATCGCAGGGGAATTACCCCGCTGCGCTGGAACAGCTACAGCAATTCGTAGCCAGTGCGCCCAAAACCACGGCCAAGGCTACCCTGGATAAGGCAAAACGCGAGGTTGAAACGCTGCGCGCGATCGATGTCATTGCTAAGAACAAATCGCTTATCACGCTCCGCAATATGGGCAACCTCAACTCCACGGGGTCGGAGTTTGCGCCGGTTGTGCGGGGTGAGGAACTGGTGTTTACGGCGTCGCGCAAAGAGCAGACCTACAAGAACAACGGCTTGCCGATGCTGGGTCTCTATAAAACAAAACTGAATCAGAACCCCGACGAGACGGGAACGTCGCCCGCGCCGGAACCCTTCAGCACCAACGTGTTTCAGGGTGATGTGAACGAAGGAACGCCCGCTTTCTCGAAAGATGGCAAAACCATGATTCTGGCGCGTGGCAACAACGGCAAGCGGAAGGGCGGGCTGGATGTCGATCTGTACATCAGCCGCCTGGGTGAGGGAAATGCCTGGAGCCAGCCGCAGCGGCTGCCCATCAGCGATTCGCTGGCCTGGGACGGGTCTCCTGCTTTTTCGGCCGACGGTAAAACCCTGTATTTTGCCTCCAACCGGGCTGGCGGGGTAGGGGGTATCGACCTCTACCGGACCAGTATTGATGCGTCGGGCCGGTTCAGTCGCCCGGTCAACATGGGCCGCGACATTAATACGCCCGGCGACGAGATGTTCCCCTACGTAGCACCCAATGCCAAGCTGTATTTTGCTTCCGACGGTCACCCGGGCCTGGGCAAACTGGACGTTTTCGTGGCAACGCGCTCCGGTGGTGTTACCCGAGTGGAGAATATGGGCCAGCCCATCAACTCGCCCGCCGACGATTTTGGCCTGATCTACACCGAACCAACGAAGGGATTTCTGGCCTCGAACCGCGGAGGTGGTAAAGGCGACGACGATATCTACTTTTTCCAGGAAGGGCCAGCGGCCGATACCACAACCATTGCCCAGAACCCGCCCAATGCGCCCAAAACGGTCCGTTATTTTATTGCCGGAACGGTTTCGGTGAATGAAACGCCCGTTGTGCCGCTCGATTCGGCCCGGGTGCGGATTCTGGATGATGCGACCGGCCAGCCCATTGCCGAAGTGACAACCGGCGAAACGGGTACGTTCGGTAAATATCCGCTGCAGGAAGGAAAGGACTATACCATCCTGGCCGAACGCCGGGGCTACCTCACCCGCCGGGAAACGTTTACAATGCAGGGAAAAAGTATCCCGCAGATCTTCCTGACCAAGCCGCAAACCGACACGACGTTCTACGTGCCGCTGCTGCTGGATAAATCGCTGCTGAACAAAACGTTTGTGCTCGAAAACATCTACTACGATCTGGACAAGTATAACATCCGGGCCGATGCTGCGCCGGAGCTTGACAAAATTGTTGTTATCCTGAAAGATAACCCAACGCTCAAACTCGAACTAAGCTCGCACACCGACGTTCGGGCACCGGACGCTTATAACCTGCGCCTGTCGCAGAACCGGGCCAAGGCGGCTGTGGATTATATCGTGTC is a window from the Spirosoma rigui genome containing:
- the gcvP gene encoding aminomethyl-transferring glycine dehydrogenase, translating into MKLNLQQTDFFEDRHHGQTDAALAEMLTTIGIDSIDELIDQTVPALIRLPRPLDLPAPKSENQFLTDFKKLASQNKVVKSYIGTGYYDTITPNVILRNILENPAWYTAYTPYQAEIAQGRLEALLNFQTVVCDLTGLPIANASLLDESTAAAEAMTMLYSQRPAAKKSANAFFVSERCHPQTIDVVRTRATPLNIDVIVGDHRTADLTNSAIFAVLLQYPASDGEVFNYTDLIAAAHELNITVAVAADLLALTLLTPPGEMGADVVVGSAQRFGVPMGFGGPHAAYFATRDAFKRQIPGRIIGVSVDAEGNSALRMALQTREQHIRREKATSNICTAQVLLAVMAGSYAVYHGPQRLRQIGERVHGLTKAFATALRWSGREVTTEHYFDTVTVKVDDTESLKKSARAAQINLRYLADGEHVGISFDETKTLDDVRQLLDIFGVKADLDSIVADLELAWPEQLVRQSDYLTHPVFNTHHTEHEMLRYLKSLEEKDLSLVHSMISLGSCTMKLNATAEMIPVTWPEFGRIHPFAPKDQTLGYQQLFADLNTWLCEITGFAAMSLQPNSGAQGEYAGLMVIRAYHESRNEHHRNIALIPQSAHGTNPASAVMAGMKVVIVKCDERGNIDVADLTAKAEQYSNDLSCLMVTYPSTHGVFEESIKEICNTIHQHGGQVYMDGANMNAQVGLTSPAAIGADVCHLNLHKTFCIPHGGGGPGMGPIGVAPQLVPFLPGHVDLGGKGAISAAPYGSASILTISYAYIAMMGGEGLTNATKRAILNANYIKARLDGHYDTLYTGKNGRAAHEMIIDCRPFKSAVGVEVEDIAKRLMDYGFHAPTVSFPVAGTMMIEPTESESKAELDRFCDAMIAIRDEIREIEAGTADRTSNVLKHAPHTATVALATDWNRPYSREKAVYPLPQVRARKFWPSVSRIDSAYGDRNLVCSCVPTDAYATEVAEEVGLAQEA
- a CDS encoding OmpA family protein; protein product: MKTNTLSALLVALCVTVGLTGCNSAMQAYKKGVRHYDAGEYNLALTQFQKAGGGGIDPARLNYYTAESYRLSNRFGEAVPFYQKALEANTTEPNARFNYAYALKSQGNYPAALEQLQQFVASAPKTTAKATLDKAKREVETLRAIDVIAKNKSLITLRNMGNLNSTGSEFAPVVRGEELVFTASRKEQTYKNNGLPMLGLYKTKLNQNPDETGTSPAPEPFSTNVFQGDVNEGTPAFSKDGKTMILARGNNGKRKGGLDVDLYISRLGEGNAWSQPQRLPISDSLAWDGSPAFSADGKTLYFASNRAGGVGGIDLYRTSIDASGRFSRPVNMGRDINTPGDEMFPYVAPNAKLYFASDGHPGLGKLDVFVATRSGGVTRVENMGQPINSPADDFGLIYTEPTKGFLASNRGGGKGDDDIYFFQEGPAADTTTIAQNPPNAPKTVRYFIAGTVSVNETPVVPLDSARVRILDDATGQPIAEVTTGETGTFGKYPLQEGKDYTILAERRGYLTRRETFTMQGKSIPQIFLTKPQTDTTFYVPLLLDKSLLNKTFVLENIYYDLDKYNIRADAAPELDKIVVILKDNPTLKLELSSHTDVRAPDAYNLRLSQNRAKAAVDYIVSQGISADRLVAKGYGETQLVVKNAKTEEEHQRNRRTEIKILEL